The following coding sequences are from one Virgibacillus necropolis window:
- the gdhA gene encoding NADP-specific glutamate dehydrogenase: protein MTITLKKTKQTEVQTAKNYVDHVYETIKKRDPHEVEFHQAVEEIFESLVLVFAKYPELIGKGLLERLVEPERVITFRVSWVDDQGKTQVNRGFRVQFNSAIGPYKGGLRFHPSVNTSVAKFLGFEQIFKNSLTGQQIGGGKGGSDFDPKGKSDGEVMRFTQSFMTELSKHIGSDVDVPAGDIGVGAREIGYLFGQYKRMHGKFEPGVLTGKGLEYGGSLVRPQATGYGVIYFVEEMLKDKGLSLKGQTVVVSGSGNVSTYAIEKATELGAKVVACSDSNGYIYDESGLNLDTIIQLKEIDRARISEYVIEHPTAKYVEGCSDIWSLPCDIALPCATQNEIDGSAAKSLVLGGVKAVGEGANMPSSQEAIDIFLKNGILFGPGKAANAGGVAVSSLEMAQNKSGVSWTFEEVDRKLHEIMEDIFQRCLTASEEYGHPGNLVIGANIAAFNKVSKAMLAQGVI, encoded by the coding sequence ATGACTATTACATTAAAAAAGACTAAACAAACTGAAGTTCAAACTGCTAAGAATTACGTGGATCACGTTTATGAAACAATTAAGAAGCGGGATCCGCATGAAGTGGAATTCCATCAAGCCGTCGAAGAGATTTTTGAATCGCTTGTACTTGTTTTTGCGAAATATCCAGAATTAATTGGCAAGGGATTACTCGAAAGATTGGTGGAACCAGAAAGGGTTATTACGTTTAGGGTATCCTGGGTAGATGATCAAGGAAAAACACAAGTTAACCGCGGATTTCGTGTTCAATTCAACAGTGCAATAGGACCATATAAGGGTGGCTTACGTTTCCATCCTTCTGTAAATACCAGCGTCGCTAAGTTTTTGGGCTTCGAGCAAATCTTTAAGAACTCTCTGACTGGTCAGCAAATTGGTGGAGGAAAAGGTGGATCTGACTTTGACCCTAAAGGTAAATCAGACGGGGAGGTTATGCGTTTTACGCAAAGTTTCATGACTGAACTTAGCAAACACATTGGTTCCGACGTAGATGTACCCGCAGGCGATATTGGAGTTGGTGCTAGAGAAATCGGATATTTATTTGGTCAGTATAAAAGAATGCATGGCAAATTCGAACCTGGTGTATTAACAGGAAAAGGTCTCGAGTATGGCGGCAGTTTAGTACGACCACAAGCAACTGGCTATGGTGTGATTTATTTTGTGGAAGAAATGCTGAAAGACAAAGGCCTTAGCTTAAAGGGGCAAACAGTTGTCGTATCTGGTTCTGGAAATGTTTCTACCTATGCTATCGAAAAAGCTACTGAGTTAGGTGCGAAGGTTGTAGCCTGTAGTGACTCTAACGGATATATTTATGACGAAAGTGGTTTAAATCTTGATACAATTATACAATTAAAAGAAATAGATAGAGCCAGAATTAGTGAGTATGTAATCGAACATCCTACTGCAAAATATGTCGAAGGGTGTTCTGACATCTGGTCTCTCCCTTGCGACATTGCTTTACCGTGCGCAACACAAAATGAAATTGATGGCTCAGCAGCTAAAAGCCTAGTTCTAGGTGGGGTCAAAGCTGTCGGTGAAGGAGCAAATATGCCATCCTCACAGGAAGCAATTGACATATTTTTAAAAAATGGTATCCTTTTCGGTCCTGGAAAAGCTGCCAATGCAGGTGGGGTAGCTGTTTCATCTTTAGAAATGGCTCAAAACAAAAGTGGAGTATCATGGACATTTGAAGAAGTGGATAGAAAATTACACGAAATTATGGAAGACATCTTTCAAAGGTGCTTAACAGCTTCAGAAGAATACGGTCATCCAGGGAATCTTGTCATAGGGGCTAATATCGCAGCGTTTAATAAAGTTTCTAAAGCTATGTTGGCACAAGGAGTCATTTAA
- a CDS encoding metallophosphoesterase family protein, translating to MRLTKLVLVGIILIAVMTSGINNSAVAVTNDNVKLQFNSDGKFRIVQFNDMQDDENIDPRTVKLMEKVLDEEKPDLVVLNGDSINGDMETPEEVKKAINNIAQPMEKKGVKWAVTFGNHDADHTSKTGLDEEDMLDIYMSYEHNVNKPGVKDITGTGNTNLLIRDSKGKKAAFNIWLFDSGRYAPEEIAGQDFEGYPSWDWLRFDQVQWYYETSQKLERQTGHKVPSLAFMHIPLKEFEFMWYASPNERTKESHAKAVDKHDITGEKNECVCSGPFNSGMFAAMLERGDVEGVFSGHDHVNTYVGNYYGIKLGYAGSTGFGTYGLEGNENHRLRGARVFNLNEDKKDVLVETHMVFAKDYGIQ from the coding sequence ATGAGATTGACTAAATTAGTGCTTGTAGGAATTATCTTAATTGCAGTCATGACAAGTGGAATTAATAACTCAGCTGTGGCAGTTACAAACGACAATGTGAAGCTTCAATTCAATTCTGATGGAAAATTCAGGATTGTACAGTTTAATGATATGCAAGATGACGAGAATATCGACCCTAGAACTGTAAAACTAATGGAAAAGGTACTTGATGAAGAGAAGCCCGATCTCGTTGTGTTGAATGGAGACAGTATTAATGGTGACATGGAAACACCTGAGGAGGTCAAGAAAGCCATCAACAATATTGCCCAGCCGATGGAAAAAAAAGGAGTGAAGTGGGCGGTCACTTTCGGCAACCATGACGCGGACCATACGTCAAAGACCGGCCTCGATGAGGAAGATATGCTGGATATATATATGTCTTACGAACATAACGTGAACAAGCCTGGGGTAAAGGACATTACCGGGACCGGTAACACAAACTTGTTAATCCGAGATTCCAAAGGCAAGAAGGCAGCATTCAATATTTGGTTGTTTGACAGCGGGAGGTATGCTCCAGAGGAAATCGCTGGACAAGACTTTGAAGGATATCCGAGTTGGGACTGGCTCCGTTTTGATCAAGTGCAATGGTATTATGAGACTTCTCAAAAGTTGGAGCGTCAAACCGGCCATAAAGTTCCATCACTGGCGTTTATGCACATTCCTCTCAAAGAATTTGAATTTATGTGGTACGCGAGCCCAAATGAAAGAACGAAAGAGAGTCATGCCAAGGCTGTTGATAAGCATGATATCACAGGAGAAAAGAACGAATGTGTTTGCTCCGGTCCGTTTAATAGTGGCATGTTTGCAGCTATGTTAGAAAGAGGTGACGTTGAAGGCGTCTTCTCCGGCCATGACCATGTGAATACATATGTTGGCAACTATTATGGAATCAAGTTAGGCTATGCGGGAAGTACAGGATTCGGCACCTATGGTCTGGAAGGTAATGAAAACCACAGATTGCGCGGAGCAAGGGTGTTCAATCTCAACGAAGACAAAAAAGACGTTCTCGTTGAAACCCATATGGTTTTTGCAAAAGACTATGGTATTCAATAA
- a CDS encoding DUF1540 domain-containing protein yields the protein MAQDVLCEVNNCKYWGSGNKCQADSIYVVSHKGKKASNSEETDCKTFVPEI from the coding sequence ATGGCTCAAGATGTTCTATGTGAAGTCAACAATTGTAAGTATTGGGGTTCAGGAAATAAATGCCAGGCAGATTCTATTTATGTAGTTAGTCATAAAGGGAAAAAGGCATCTAATAGTGAAGAAACGGATTGTAAAACATTTGTACCAGAGATTTAA
- the smc gene encoding chromosome segregation protein SMC, with translation MYLKRLESIGFKSFAERIQVDFVPGVTAVVGPNGSGKSNITDAIRWVLGEQSAKSLRGSKMEDIIFQGSDTRRALNVAEVSLVLDNNDQAVPLDYEEVSITRRVYRSGDSEFYINKQSCRLKDIIDLFMDSGLGREAFSIISQGKVEEILSSKAEERRTIFEEAAGVLKYKQRKKKAEYKLAETQENLNRVEDIIHEIEQQLGPLQEQAETAKKYNQAREQLKQQEISLMITEIEQLHSEWQQVLDELEKEKTNELAIKTAVQKEEANLEVERSKINALDDEIEQIQAGLLDITQKLEQFEGKKHVLQERMKHFEENKTKLETDKQAMEQRISQLKEELQQEKEKYETVTKERNTVKKKVSQLEKQLTVDKESIADQIEELKSEYIEYLNSRAANRNEQQSIEQQINQLLVKKQKQEDKNSDTVKTREELEKDKSSIAKRLNKLQKNYSSDEKEIKKIKDTLSKEKSEYQELQLKLNQGFQYIEKMKSRKEMLEEMKEDFQGFFHGVKAVLKAREENKLTKIHGAVIELIDVPKKYVNAIETVLGGQAQHVVVDEDHAAREAIKWLKDTNKGRATFLPLKSIQPRFISENVLAQLKDQTGFIGVASKLVKCNSTHQRAIEHLMGHVIIAKSLKEANEIAKLVMRKFRIVTLDGDVVNPGGSMSGGAIKKTNQSLFTRDQDLQGITEKLAEFQQRTVLFEEKVQAAKESIDRNEENLEKMQERFRGSNQALQDKKAAYNQVEMRLNTVNNNLALYDQDKKQFETEESELTDRRNFLSEELSKIENEIAGIQQKIDELGEQESKLKENKEQVQHDFHQNQILLAELEERVKNQRGKTKALTEEIELGSQQFDDHRDKLQELIDLKENEVTEAQVTDHIANYQAEKEKITNDIQEKRRNRSNLTQFVQDAERELREQNRSYQAIARQIQEKEVKSNRLDVELENHLTHLQSEYMLTYERAKASYNKTDDLKKTKISVQQIKKSIEDLGAVNLGAIDEYDRIMERFTFLSEQKDDLVHAKETMFSAIAEMDEEMQKRFETTFTQIKDEFGIVFKELFGGGHAELKLTDPKNILETGVDIIAQPPGKKLQHLGLLSGGERALTAIALLFAILRVRPVPFCVLDEVEAALDEANVMRFAKYVKMYSKNTQFIVITHRKGTMEEADVLYGVTMQESGVSRLVSVRLEDTKELVKF, from the coding sequence ATGTATTTAAAACGATTAGAAAGTATAGGATTTAAATCTTTTGCAGAGCGTATACAAGTGGACTTTGTGCCAGGCGTCACTGCAGTAGTGGGCCCGAATGGGAGTGGAAAGAGTAATATAACCGATGCGATACGATGGGTACTTGGTGAGCAATCAGCTAAATCACTTCGTGGATCCAAAATGGAGGATATCATTTTCCAAGGTAGTGATACAAGAAGGGCGTTAAACGTGGCTGAAGTATCATTGGTTCTTGATAACAATGATCAAGCAGTACCACTTGATTATGAGGAAGTTAGTATCACAAGACGTGTATATCGTTCTGGTGATAGTGAATTTTATATTAATAAACAATCCTGTAGGTTAAAGGATATAATTGACTTATTTATGGATTCTGGACTTGGTAGGGAAGCTTTTTCCATTATTAGTCAAGGTAAAGTTGAGGAAATTTTAAGTTCAAAAGCGGAAGAACGTCGAACTATTTTTGAAGAAGCCGCGGGCGTATTAAAATATAAACAACGGAAAAAGAAAGCTGAGTATAAGTTAGCTGAAACACAAGAAAATTTAAATCGAGTAGAAGATATTATTCATGAAATTGAACAACAACTTGGACCACTTCAGGAACAGGCCGAGACAGCAAAGAAATACAATCAGGCAAGGGAACAATTAAAGCAACAAGAAATCTCATTAATGATTACGGAAATAGAGCAGTTGCATAGTGAGTGGCAACAGGTATTAGATGAATTAGAAAAAGAAAAAACAAATGAATTGGCAATAAAAACTGCCGTTCAGAAAGAAGAAGCGAATCTGGAAGTAGAACGCAGCAAAATTAATGCTTTAGATGATGAAATAGAACAGATACAAGCTGGGCTGCTAGATATTACACAGAAATTAGAGCAATTCGAAGGTAAAAAACACGTTTTACAGGAAAGAATGAAGCATTTTGAAGAGAATAAAACAAAGCTAGAAACGGATAAGCAAGCAATGGAACAACGAATTAGTCAATTAAAAGAAGAGCTTCAACAAGAAAAAGAAAAATATGAAACAGTAACAAAAGAACGGAACACAGTTAAGAAAAAGGTAAGTCAGCTGGAAAAACAGTTAACAGTAGATAAAGAATCCATTGCAGATCAAATTGAAGAACTCAAATCAGAATACATTGAGTATCTGAATAGTCGAGCGGCCAACCGAAATGAGCAACAATCAATTGAACAACAAATCAATCAACTACTAGTTAAAAAGCAGAAACAGGAAGACAAAAATAGTGATACCGTGAAAACAAGAGAAGAACTTGAAAAAGATAAATCAAGTATTGCTAAAAGACTTAACAAACTGCAAAAAAACTATTCTTCAGATGAAAAGGAAATCAAAAAAATAAAGGATACACTTAGCAAGGAAAAAAGTGAGTACCAGGAACTTCAACTAAAATTAAATCAAGGATTTCAATACATAGAGAAAATGAAGTCAAGAAAAGAAATGCTTGAAGAAATGAAAGAAGACTTCCAAGGTTTTTTTCATGGTGTAAAAGCAGTTTTAAAAGCGCGCGAAGAGAATAAATTAACGAAAATTCATGGTGCGGTAATTGAACTAATTGATGTACCAAAAAAATATGTTAATGCTATCGAAACCGTATTAGGCGGACAAGCGCAACATGTTGTTGTTGACGAGGACCATGCGGCTCGTGAAGCAATTAAGTGGTTGAAAGATACAAATAAAGGGAGAGCAACATTTTTACCATTAAAATCAATTCAACCTCGATTTATTTCTGAAAATGTGTTGGCACAATTGAAAGATCAAACTGGTTTTATTGGTGTTGCTTCTAAGCTAGTGAAATGCAATTCCACTCACCAAAGAGCAATTGAGCATTTAATGGGACATGTAATCATCGCGAAATCATTAAAAGAAGCCAATGAAATAGCTAAATTGGTCATGCGCAAGTTTCGTATTGTGACACTTGACGGGGATGTAGTGAATCCTGGGGGGTCTATGTCAGGTGGGGCGATCAAAAAAACAAATCAGTCATTATTTACACGTGATCAGGATCTGCAAGGAATCACGGAGAAGCTTGCAGAATTCCAACAACGAACAGTATTGTTTGAGGAAAAAGTTCAGGCCGCAAAAGAGTCAATTGACCGTAACGAAGAAAATTTAGAGAAAATGCAAGAAAGGTTTCGAGGAAGTAATCAAGCTTTGCAAGATAAGAAAGCGGCGTACAATCAAGTAGAAATGCGTTTAAACACAGTGAATAATAATTTAGCTTTATATGACCAGGATAAAAAACAATTTGAAACAGAGGAAAGTGAATTAACAGATCGCCGTAATTTTTTATCGGAAGAGTTAAGTAAGATTGAGAATGAAATTGCAGGAATTCAACAAAAAATTGATGAATTAGGTGAACAAGAAAGTAAATTAAAAGAGAATAAAGAGCAGGTCCAACATGATTTCCATCAAAACCAAATTCTATTGGCAGAACTAGAGGAACGTGTGAAAAACCAACGCGGTAAAACGAAAGCATTAACAGAAGAAATTGAACTAGGAAGTCAACAGTTTGATGATCACAGAGATAAGCTACAAGAATTAATAGATTTGAAGGAAAATGAGGTTACGGAAGCCCAAGTCACTGATCATATTGCTAATTACCAAGCTGAAAAAGAAAAGATTACAAATGATATACAGGAGAAGCGACGAAATCGTAGCAATCTAACGCAATTTGTTCAGGATGCGGAAAGAGAGCTAAGGGAACAAAATAGATCTTATCAGGCGATAGCAAGACAAATCCAGGAAAAGGAAGTCAAATCAAATCGACTAGATGTAGAGCTAGAGAATCACTTAACACATTTACAATCGGAATACATGCTAACCTATGAACGAGCAAAAGCATCTTACAATAAAACGGATGATCTTAAGAAAACAAAAATAAGTGTTCAGCAAATAAAAAAATCGATAGAAGATTTAGGTGCAGTTAATCTCGGTGCGATAGATGAGTATGATCGTATTATGGAACGTTTCACTTTCCTATCTGAACAAAAAGATGATCTAGTACATGCAAAAGAAACGATGTTTTCGGCGATTGCTGAGATGGATGAAGAAATGCAGAAACGTTTCGAAACTACTTTTACTCAAATTAAGGACGAATTTGGGATCGTATTTAAGGAATTATTCGGTGGGGGACATGCGGAACTAAAATTAACTGATCCTAAAAACATCCTTGAAACTGGTGTTGATATAATTGCTCAGCCACCAGGTAAAAAACTGCAACATCTCGGCTTACTTTCTGGCGGTGAGCGAGCATTGACTGCTATTGCATTGTTATTTGCAATCTTGCGTGTTAGACCTGTCCCGTTCTGTGTGTTAGATGAGGTTGAAGCAGCATTAGACGAGGCTAATGTGATGCGGTTTGCTAAATATGTCAAAATGTACAGCAAGAACACCCAATTTATCGTTATCACCCATCGAAAAGGAACGATGGAAGAAGCGGATGTGTTATACGGTGTCACTATGCAGGAATCAGGTGTTTCCAGGTTGGTTTCTGTCAGGTTAGAGGATACAAAAGAATTAGTGAAGTTTTAA